In Odontesthes bonariensis isolate fOdoBon6 chromosome 9, fOdoBon6.hap1, whole genome shotgun sequence, the following proteins share a genomic window:
- the linc.pou2af1 gene encoding colorectal cancer associated 2 encodes MSEKPRVYLGVRVKTTVKELLQRHRAREANNKKPKTAYLELKELSGSIFSTPHADPPPAAPQTDSSRSASRAPQQRTSSFLVPDGSGTIQMSGSAFNGIHQQFGDGPLPCNGYNNNNGGAIDYNAPLPPLTTSSPLPWCHGLPSDADYHGHGMAACSSSESLTPCNPMDHNSYSPQDSFSSSPSSCYDSPTRMESSYCGFSSEYCHYQHYNPQQDCVPGCWPGQQEILPTPDYTPYYNPTDYPFACPVEDSYFRKDFPLSTEMCYNVL; translated from the exons ATGTCTG AAAAGCCAAGGGTGTACCTGGGTGTCCGAGTGAAGACCACGGTCAAAGAGCTACTGCAAAGACACAGAGCCCGGGAGGCCAACAACAAGAAACCTAAAACG GCTTACTTGGAGCTGAAGGAGCTTTCTGGGTCCATTTTCTCAA CTCCCCACGCAGACCCTCCTCCGGCCGCTCCCCAAACTGACTCGAGCAGGAGCGCTTCACGAGCCCCCCAGCAGCGCACATCCTCTTTCCTGGTCCCTGACGGTTCGGGCACTATCCAGATGTCAGGGAGCGCGTTCAACGGAATCCATCAGCAGTTTGGGGACGGGCCGTTGCCATGCAACGgctataacaataataatggaGGAGCCATCGATTACAacgctcctctgcctcctctcaCAACCTCCTCCCCGCTGCCCTGGTGCCACGGACTGCCCTCAGACGCGGACTACCATGGACACGGGATG gctgcCTGCTCCTCATCCGAGTCTCTAACACCGTGCAACCCCATGGATCACAACAGCTACTCCCCACAGGACTCCTTCTCCTCTTCCCCCTCCTCTTGCTATGACTCGCCCACCAGGATGGAGTCCAGCTACTGTGGTTTCTCCTCAGAATACTGTCACTACCAGCACTATAATCCCCAACAGGACTGTGTGCCCGGCTGTTGGCCTGGCCAGCAGGAGATCCTCCCCACCCCTGATTACACACCCTACTACAACCCCACAGACTATCCATTTGCCTGCCCTGTTGAGGATAGCTATTTCAGGAAAGATTTCCCACTGAGCACTGAAATGTGTTACAATGTTCTATGA